A single Triticum dicoccoides isolate Atlit2015 ecotype Zavitan chromosome 2A, WEW_v2.0, whole genome shotgun sequence DNA region contains:
- the LOC119359450 gene encoding NADH-ubiquinone oxidoreductase chain 2-like, producing MWAPDIYEGSPTPVTAFLSIAPKISISANISLVSIVASYGGTLQQIFFFCSIASMILGALAAMAQMKVKRPLAHSSIGHVGYIRTGFSCGTIEGIQSLLIGIFIYASMTIDAFAIVPALRQTRVKYIADLGALAKTNPISAMTFSITMFSYAGIPPLAGFCSKFYLFFAALGCGANFLAPVGVVTSVIGRWAAGRLP from the coding sequence ATGTGGGCACCTGATATCTATGAGGGTTCACCCACCCCGGTGACAGCATTCCTTTCTATTGCGCCTAAAATTTCTATTTCTGCAAATATTTCACTTGTTTCTATTGTTGCTTCCTATGGGGGTACATTACAACAAATCTTCTTTTTCTGCAGCATTGCTTCTATGATCTTAGGAGCACTGGCCGCCATGGCCCAAATGAAAGTCAAAAGACCTCTAGCTCATAGTTCGATTGGACATGTAGGTTATATTCGTACTGGTTTCTCATGTGGAACCATAGAAGGAATTCAATCACTACTAATTGGTATATTTATTTATGCATCAATGACGATAGATGCATTCGCCATAGTTCCAGCATTACGGCAAACCCGTGTCAAATATATAGCGGATTTGGGCGCTCTAGCCAAAACGAATCCTATTTCGGCTATGACCTTCTCCATTACAATGTTCTCATACGCAGGAATACCCCCGTTAGCCGGCTTTTGTAGCAAATTCTATTTGTTCTTCGCCGCTTTGGGTTGTGGGGCTAACTTCCTAGCCCCAGTGGGAGTAGTGACTAGCGTTATAGGTCGTTGGGCGGCCGGAAGGTTGCCATGA